From a region of the Besnoitia besnoiti strain Bb-Ger1 chromosome I, whole genome shotgun sequence genome:
- a CDS encoding hypothetical protein (encoded by transcript BESB_003980) — protein MDSHQEQEHHTRPDVHDLHMSGVGICTRSTDDSLIQTREREVQDTLNCQKQCDHGETPVQEQFSHRAAALAARSNGADGPAAATFVPNEPEPEAHADGGGCSPGQADDDSAPPMEDISLLPSESDETAAKNSTDSIPLRSSQSVAERAQGSGGRDHMVERLEERDETFPASKKPALQSIPFAVSSPSYWSHLCYELSLTRRFWSCNLRHRDWRQVFVSSYFPNLINVTALVVIRLVLCVVLLLLESFASCDVTKDLGWPMVLYFTNWNSYATTIYFFFLCVVSVRAAWSFRIRLSSADLGVEERNNARFSASHVSALADGNVREENAPPATSEVRGACMEATTDSQKSSVNDCSTSATTEGGLTPKQHSYPPSTAGKSDRKWFCIRHHHVAHTLSSDSMRDGKGAGCASLRGYDDLMAHPQFCVEGILLAPNPSYPESIVENCVRRKRRSLSQDGQMRSDAWKQEAGGESAEEPPVPFLVSIVWILHSIQLVASLGVFLIFFALLEQNGNTFPEAWYSVWKHLLIVLVTLMHSLLLSRIPVPVRHAVFCYIFIMVYLGIQVVVFFLNLPNGDGGHGYIYRVFDMRYPARTFGVAVLVLSSIAVLTVALWSASRQRSLFVDPPPSVTVSASTYMEIRAKELNAKMHELHISVDRGVGDCRLD, from the coding sequence ATGGATTCTCACCAAGAGCAAGAACACCACACAAGGCCAGATGTACATGACCTGCACATGTCCGGTGTGGGAATTTGCACTCGTTCAACGGATGACAGTCTCATACaaacgagagaaagagaggtaCAAGACACATTGAACTGTCAAAAACAGTGTGATCACGGTGAAACACCGGTACAAGAGCAGTTTTCTCATAGAGCCGCGGccctggcggcgcggagcaACGGTGCGGACGGGCCCGCGGCTGCAACCTTCGTGCCAAATGAACCTGAACCCGAAGCACATgccgacggaggcggctgctCGCCAGGACAAGCAGACGATGATTCTGCGCCACCCATGGAAGACATCTCGCTGCTTCCTTCGGAGAGCGATGAGACTGCAGCCAAAAATTCCACTGACTCTATCCCGCTGCGTTCCTCGCAGTCAGTCGCCGAGAGGGCACAAGGCAGCGGAGGTAGGGACCACATGGTTGAGCGACTTGAGGAGCGAGACGAAACGTTCCCCGCATCGAAGAAGCCAGCTTTGCAGTCAATTCCGTtcgcggtctcctcgccttcatATTGGAGCCATCTATGCTACGAACTATCTTTAACGAGGAGATTCTGGTCTTGTAATCTGCGGCACCGAGATTGGCGGCAGGTGTTTGTTTCCTCCTATTTCCCCAATTTGATCAACGTGACGGCATTGGTTGTCATCCGGCTCGTCCTTTGCGTTGTTTTGCTTCTTCTGGAAAGCTTTGCATCGTGTGACGTGACCAAGGACCTAGGATGGCCCATGGTTCTGTATTTCACAAACTGGAACTCGTATGCGACAACAATAtatttcttcttcctctgcgtcgtgtcCGTGAGAGCCGCCTGGTCTTTCAGAATAAGGCTGTCATCTGCGGATCTCGGGGTAGAAGAGCGAAACAACGCGAGATTCAGTGCATCCCATGTATCCGCCTTAGCGGACGGAAACGTGCGTGAAGAGAACGCACCTCCTGCCACGAGTGAAGTGCGGGGCGCCTGTATGGAGGCAACGACCGACTCCCAGAAATCGTCTGTAAACGACTGTTCGACGTCAGCGACCACAGAAGGGGGCCTGACACCGAAACAGCATTCTTATCCCCCTTCCACCGCGGGAAAAAGCGATCGGAAATGGTTCTGCATCCGTCATCATCACGTGGCGCACACGCTGTCATCCGATTCTATGCGGGATGGCAAGGGCGCTGGCTGTGCATCGCTGCGTGGCTATGACGATCTGATGGCTCATCCACAGTTTTGTGTCGAAGGAATTCTTCTGGCACCTAATCCGTCGTATCCGGAAAGCATAGTGGAGAACTGTGTTCGTAGAAAAAGGCGATCTCTCAGCCAGGATGGGCAGATGCGGTCAGACGCCTGGAAACAAGAAGCCGGCGGAGAGTCCGCTGAAGAGCCGCCGGTTCCCTTTCTGGTTTCGATTGTGTGGATACTTCACAGCATCCAGCTTGTGGCATCTCTCGGGGTTTTCCTGattttcttcgctctccttgAACAGAACGGCAACACCTTCCCGGAGGCATGGTACTCTGTATGGAAACACCTCTTGATTGTTCTTGTCACTCTCATGCAttctctgcttctgtcgCGCATTCCCGTACCCGTGCGACACGCCGTCTTTTGCTATATCTTCATCATGGTATACCTTGGGATTCAGGTTGTCGTGTTTTTCCTGAATCTTCCAAACGGCGATGGCGGCCATGGGTACATCTATCGAGTTTTCGATATGCGCTACCCAGCTCGTACATTTGGTGTTGCGGTTCTCGTCCTGTCGAGCATTGCAGTTCTGACTGTCGCGCTTTGGTCCGCTTCCAGGCAAAGGTCTCTTTTCGTTGatccgcctccctctgtgACGGTTTCTGCTTCAACGTACATGGAAATCCGAGCGAAGGAGCTCAACGCCAAGATGCATGAGCTCCACATATCTGTCGATCGTGGGGTCGGCGACTGCAGACTGGACTAG
- a CDS encoding putative apolipoprotein A-I binding protein (encoded by transcript BESB_003990), with protein sequence MCALFGLSRPFSSAIPPPLSAMAAANLTYLTQTQAQSLDEDLMGPEVGYSVDQLMELAGLSVAQAVVAAVPLTAAVKRLTRVLVVCGPGNNGGDGLVAARHLKLFGYQVCVWYPRPTSKALFESLVKQLHNHRVQVTQEAPADLAEFELVVDCIFGFSFRGALRPPFDSVLRTLKAANIPVLSVDIPSGWDVEQGNVTGDGLEPQYLISLTAPKLCAKYFGGVHFVGGRFVPASMIEKYNLVLPEYPGIQEIVRIG encoded by the exons ATGTGCGCCTTATTCGGCCTCAGTCGCCCTTTCTCATCGGCTATTCCCCCTCCGCTGTCTGCCATGGCTGCCGCAAATCTGACT TACctcacgcagacgcaggcgcagagcctgGACGAGGACCTCATGGGCCCTGAGGTGGGATACTCCGTCGACCAG TTGATGGAGCTCGCAGGGCTCAGCGTCGCGCAAGCGGTCGTGGCCGCTGTGCCGCTGACTGCAGCCGTCAAGCGCCTCactcgcgtcctcgtcgtctgcggacCGG GAAAcaacggcggcgacggcctcgtcgcAGCGCGGCACCTGAAGCTGTTTGGCTACCAAGTCTGCGTCTGGTATCCGCGGCCTACGAGCAAAGCGCTCTTCGAG agctTGGTGAAGCAACTTCACAACCACCGCGTGCAAGTGACGCAGGAAGCGCCGGCAG ACCTGGCTGAGTTCGAGTTGGTTGTGGACTGCATCTTCGGCTTCAGCTTCCGCGGCGCACTCCGACCCCCGTTCGACTCTGTTCTGCGCACCCTGAAGGCCGCCAACATCCCCGTTCTCTCCGTGGACATTCCCTCGGGCTGGGACGTTGAACAAG GAAACGTGACTGGCGATGGTCTCGAGCCGCAGTACCTTATTTCCCTCACAGCGCCCAAGCTGTGCGCCAAGTACTTCGGCGGAGTTCACTTTGTCGGCGGACGTTTCGTACCAGC ATCTATGATTGAGAAATATAACCTCGTCCTGCCAGAGTATCCAG GAATTCAGGAAATCGTTCGTATCGGCTAG